A single Cucumis melo cultivar AY chromosome 4, USDA_Cmelo_AY_1.0, whole genome shotgun sequence DNA region contains:
- the LOC103502814 gene encoding magnesium transporter MRS2-1, translating to MADLKERLLPPKPASAINLREAINNRPSASGRVPFQGVDVLGLKKRGQGLRSWIRVDSSGNSQIIEVDKFTMMRRCDLPARDLRLLDPLFVYPSTILGREKAIVVNLEQIRCIITADEVLLLNSLDSYVLQYVVELQRRLKATGVDEVWQNDANHGADLNRRRGSRNFDNVFVNTSPDYLPFEFRALEVALEAACTFLDSQAAELEIEAYPLLDELTSKISTLNLERVRRLKSRLVALTRRVQKVRDEIEQLMDDDGDMAEMYLTEKKMRMESFVYGDQSVTGYRSIDGASISAPVSPVSSPPETRRLEKSLSIARSRHESTRSSESTNENIEELEMLLEAYFVVIDSTLNKLTSLKEYIDDTEDFINIQLDNVRNQLIQFELLLTTATFVVAIFGVVAGIFGMNFEIPMFGNPDAFKWVLLITGVSGIIIFSAFVWFFRYKRLMPL from the exons ATGGCGGATCTCAAAGAGCGGTTGCTTCCACCGAAACCTGCTTCGGCTATTAATCTTAGGGAGGCAATTAACAATCGACCATCAGCCTCTGGCAGGGTGCCTTTTCAAGGTGTCGATGTTCTAGGGCTGAAGAAGCGAGGTCAGGGACTTAGATCTTGGATCCGAGTAGATTCCTCTGGGAATTCCCAGATTATTGAGGTTGATAAGTTCACCATGATGCGTCGTTGTGATCTACCTGCACGTGATTTGCGTTTGCTTGATCCTTTGTTTGTTTACCCTTCAACAATTCTTGGTAGAGAGAAGGCTATTGTAGTCAATCTAGAGCAGATTCGATGCATTATAACAGCTGATGAAGTTTTGCTTTTAAATTCCCTTGATAGTTATGTACTGCAGTATGTGGTTGAGCTACAAAGACGATTAAAAGCCACTGGGGTTGATGAGGTCTGGCAGAATGATGCAAATCACGGTGCTGACTTAAACCGAAGAAGAGGAAGTAGGAATTTTGAtaatgtatttgtaaacaccTCTCCTGATTATCTGCCCTTTGAGTTCAGAGCTTTAGAAGTTGCTTTGGAGGCAGCTTGTACATTTCTTGATTCCCAG GCTGCAGAATTAGAAATCGAAGCATACCCATTGCTAGATGAACTCACGTCAAAAATCAGTACATTGAATTTGGAGCGGGTCCGTCGCTTGAAAAGCAGACTTGTTGCCCTGACTCGTAGGGTTCAGAAG GTTAGGGATGAAATAGAGCAACTTATGGACGATGATGGAGATATGGCAGAAATGTATCTCACCGAGAAGAAAATGAGAATGGAGTCATTTGTTTATGGTGATCAGTCTGTGACTGGATACAGATCAATTGATGGAGCGTCAATTTCTGCTCCTGTTTCTCCTGTATCTTCACCACCCGAAACTCGTAGACTCGAGAAGAGCCTGAGCATTGCCAGGAGCCGGCATGAAAGCACGAGAAGTTCAGAAAGTACCAATGAAAATATAGAGGAGCTCGAAATGCTACTTGAAGCATATTTTGTTGTCATTGATAGCACCCTGAATAAGTTGACATCG TTGAAGGAGTACATTGACGACACAGAAGATTTCATCAACATCCAGTTG GATAATGTCCGTAATCAGTTGATCCAGTTTGAGCTACTGCTTACTACTGCAACATTTGTTGTTGCCATTTTTGGGGTGGTGGCGGGAATTTTTGGCATGAATTTTGAAATACCAATGTTTGGGAATCCTGATGCATTCAAGTGGGTCCTCCTAATTACAGGTGTAAGTGGAATTATCATATTTTCTGCATTTGTTTGGTTTTTCAGGTACAAAAGGCTGATGCCACTTTAA
- the LOC103502815 gene encoding lamin-like protein, which translates to MLASPHLLPFFLLLCAAVSLFPVSATDHIVGANRGWNPGINYTLWANNHTFYVGDLISFRYQKNQYNVFEVNQTGYDNCTTEGAFGNWSSGKDFIPLNKAQRYYFICGNGQCFNGMKVTILVHPLPPPPSSPLATEHHSRSSATPCVGSQQWGFRALLISLAMILFGSHWI; encoded by the exons aTGCTGGCCTCGCCCCACCTCCTtcccttcttcctcctcctctgCGCCGCCGTCTCCCTCTTCCCCGTTTCCGCCACCGACCATATCGTCGGCGCCAACCGCGGCTGGAACCCCGGCATCAACTACACTCTCTGGGCTAATAACCACACCTTCTACGTTGGCGACCTCATCT CATTTAGGTATCAGAAGAACCAGTACAATGTGTTTGAGGTGAACCAAACAGGATACGACAACTGCACAACAGAGGGGGCGTTTGGAAATTGGAGCAGTGGCAAGGACTTCATCCCTCTCAACAAGGCCCAAAGGTACTACTTCATTTGCGGCAATGGACAGTGTTTTAATGGCATGAAGGTGACCATTCTTGTTCAtcctcttcctcctcctccaTCTTCTCCACTTGCCACCGAGCATCACTCGCGCTCCTCCGCCACACCCTGTGTGGGTTCTCAACAATGGGGGTTTCGAGCTTTGCTCATCTCTCTGGCTATGATTTTGTTTGGATCTCACTGGATTTAG